Proteins found in one Rhodobacter capsulatus SB 1003 genomic segment:
- a CDS encoding arginyltransferase: MRHSLPLAPQFYVTAPQPCPYLDGRSERKLFTALQGEGAEKLNNALSRQGFRRSQNVLYRPSCADCSACLSARIRVADFEPTRTQRKVLNRNTHLKRTATSPWATEEQFALFRRYLDARHADGGMADMDIFEFAAMIEETPVKTRVIEYRDGRVETGPRPLTAVCLTDVLDDGVSMVYSFYDPDQIDFSLGTHLILDHVAIAKRAGLPYVYLGYWVPGSRKMGYKAKFSALEIFKAGRWQPLGDPEDHSGEIHPLSVDPIAEQVARIQLPDMR; encoded by the coding sequence ATGCGCCATTCGCTTCCGCTTGCCCCGCAATTCTATGTGACCGCTCCGCAGCCCTGCCCCTATCTGGACGGGCGGTCGGAGCGCAAGCTGTTCACGGCCCTGCAGGGCGAAGGCGCCGAAAAGCTGAACAATGCGCTGTCGCGGCAGGGCTTCCGGCGTTCGCAGAACGTGCTCTACCGCCCCTCCTGCGCCGATTGCTCGGCCTGTCTTTCGGCCCGCATCCGCGTTGCCGATTTCGAGCCCACCCGGACGCAGCGCAAGGTGCTCAACCGCAACACCCATCTCAAGCGCACCGCGACCAGCCCCTGGGCCACCGAGGAACAATTCGCCCTCTTCCGCCGCTATCTTGACGCGCGGCATGCCGATGGCGGCATGGCCGACATGGACATTTTCGAATTCGCCGCGATGATCGAGGAAACGCCGGTCAAGACCCGCGTCATCGAATATCGCGATGGCCGGGTGGAAACCGGCCCCCGCCCGCTGACCGCCGTCTGCCTGACTGATGTGCTCGATGACGGCGTGAGCATGGTCTACAGCTTCTACGACCCCGACCAGATCGACTTCAGCCTTGGCACGCATCTGATCCTCGATCACGTCGCCATCGCGAAACGCGCGGGCCTGCCTTACGTCTATCTGGGCTATTGGGTGCCCGGCTCGCGCAAGATGGGCTACAAGGCGAAATTCTCGGCGCTGGAAATCTTCAAGGCCGGGCGCTGGCAACCCTTGGGCGACCCCGAGGACCATTCCGGAGAGATTCACCCGCTTTCGGTCGATCCGATCGCCGAACAGGTCGCCCGAATCCAGCTGCCCGACATGCGCTAG